Proteins encoded together in one Etheostoma cragini isolate CJK2018 chromosome 11, CSU_Ecrag_1.0, whole genome shotgun sequence window:
- the gpr1 gene encoding G-protein coupled receptor 1 produces the protein MGEDYENYTYEYYMEYGDLEELKVDHKQRETMHIFSVVIYIISFVLGLIGNGTVIWVTAFKSKKTVNSVWLLNLAMADFVFVLFLPFSIDYILQDFHWDFGTVMCKLNSFVSVMNMYASVLFLTVLSIDRYVSLVHLNWCQKYRTKERAWLVCGFIWVLAAATSCPALIFRDTIRLHDKVVCFNNFHTQDAHTAAMRHIMTVVIRTTVGFLLPFTAICVTGILLTIKVNQSGGLVRLSSFSKTVSAVILAFFFCWAPFHIFSLMELSIHSSLYLHSILKAGFPLATSLGFFNSCINPLLYMLLSKKVRHILKRACLDITKSSLRELSQSISATEMESVPEVQRDSVPEEPVESSNL, from the coding sequence ATGGGCGAGGACTATGAAAACTACACCTATGAATACTACATGGAGTACGGTGACTTGGAGGAACTTAAAGTAGACCACAAACAGAGGGAAACGATGCACATTTTCTCAGTAGTCATCTATATTATTTCCTTTGTGCTTGGTCTGATTGGAAATGGAACTGTCATTTGGGTGACAGCgtttaaaagcaaaaagacaGTTAACAGTGTTTGGTTGCTCAATCTAGCCATGGCAGACTTtgtatttgtgctttttctACCCTTCTCCATTGATTACATACTGCAGGACTTCCATTGGGACTTTGGTACGGTCATGTGTAAGCTTAACTCGTTTGTGTCTGTGATGAACATGTATGCCAGCGTGCTCTTTCTCACAGTGCTCAGTATAGATAGATATGTTTCTCTGGTCCACCTCAACTGGTGTCAGAAGTATCGCACTAAAGAGAGAGCCTGGCTTGTATGTGGATTTATATGGGTGCTGGCTGCTGCCACGAGCTGTCCTGCACTGATTTTTCGTGACACCATTCGCTTACATGATAAGGTGGTGTGCTTCAACAACTTCCACACACAGGATGCACATACAGCAGCCATGAGACACATTATGACAGTAGTCATTCGTACCACTGTGGGCTTCCTTTTGCCTTTTACTGCCATATGTGTGACGGGTATACTTTTGACAATCAAAGTGAATCAATCTGGGGGCTTGGTTCGGCTGTCCAGTTTCTCCAAAACAGTATCAGCAGTAATTCTGGCCTTCTTTTTTTGCTGGGCaccttttcatatttttagcTTGATGGAGTTATCCATACATTCCTCATTATACCTACACAGCATACTGAAAGCTGGCTTTCCTCTTGCCACCAGCTTAGGCTTTTTTAACAGCTGCATTAACCCCCTCCTGTATATGCTTCTGAGCAAAAAGGTGCGTCATATCCTGAAGCGTGCATGCCTGGACATCACTAAGAGTTCACTTAGAGAGCTCAGCCAGTCAATCTCTGCCACTGAGATGGAGTCTGTGCCAGAAGTTCAACGGGACAGTGTCCCAGAGGAGCCGGTGGAGTCGTCAAATCTATGA